AACTATAAAGAAAAAATAATACGAATATAATCAGGATTATCAGTAATAATACCATCAACTCCATAACTCAGTGAACGTGCAAGATCATCTCTATCATTTATGGTGTAAACATATACCAGCATCCCTCGCGCATGAATATCATCAACAAATTGCTGATTAATAAATTCACTATCCAAACAAACAATATCTGCATTAGTACTCATAACAGATGCTCCAAGACTAATCGGTATACCATACACAATAGCTATAACGGGGATGGACTTATTTACGTTTTTAACAGTTTGCAGCTGAACATGATCAAATGATCCAATTAAAAAATCATCATAATTCCATTTTTTATGCACAACATAATAATCAATAAGTTGCAAAACATCCTCAATAATATGTGCACCTTTTAATTCAATATAAATTTTCACCCGACGATTAACTAATTCAAATACTTCAATTAATGTAGGAATAACTTCACAATCACGTATTTTAAGGCATTTTAATTCATTCAATGTTTTTAATGCTACATAACCATGACCATCAGTTAATCGATCAACTTTTGCATCATGAAAAACAACCAATTCACCTGACGCACACTTCCAAACATCCAATTCAATCATATCAACACCACATTGTATCGCATACTCAA
The nucleotide sequence above comes from Candidatus Babeliales bacterium. Encoded proteins:
- a CDS encoding glycerophosphodiester phosphodiesterase, with the translated sequence MKKMIIAFLLLHSASVQPIAIIGHRGASGPVQENTLSSFEYAIQCGVDMIELDVWKCASGELVVFHDAKVDRLTDGHGYVALKTLNELKCLKIRDCEVIPTLIEVFELVNRRVKIYIELKGAHIIEDVLQLIDYYVVHKKWNYDDFLIGSFDHVQLQTVKNVNKSIPVIAIVYGIPISLGASVMSTNADIVCLDSEFINQQFVDDIHARGMLVYVYTINDRDDLARSLSYGVDGIITDNPDYIRIIFSL